The following DNA comes from Plodia interpunctella isolate USDA-ARS_2022_Savannah chromosome 1, ilPloInte3.2, whole genome shotgun sequence.
ttatataatcaaaaatttcatgtatCCTCTGTACTGCTAACTACAATTTATGCAGTCTCACAATACAGTTATGTACAATTCATGAAAGTGctacaaacacaaataaacttactttttatatattaattaggataGAACATGGATTAGTATTGCtcaatataatgtttaaaaaaatcacaaccaTCATAAAACCTTCAGAAGGTACAAccattttaagaaattacttaacaaatgcaatattattaaaccTAGACGTCGAACAAAAGGCCTTTACCTATAGCCTACCGAAACATGCTCccacacacatacataatagCACGTGGCGTCTTAGCATGCTGTAATTCAAGTTTAAGATTTTcccaaaaaataaactaattttgaaagtaGGCTTTACCAAAATTATTCTTTCacaaataatactatttagACCATACCATGATATAcacattatacctatattgtattgtatctaTTTGAATAGGTAGGcatgcaataaatattataataatcaccTTGAAAATTTCTCAAGACTGCAATTTTCTCTATATAAGTCATGTATTTACTCATAcaagataaatataagaaaaaaatactgaaaagacACTTGTCATGGTCATTTCTGTTTGACTTTCattgttgaaaaaataataaaggatttttaaaCCAATTAATGGCCTTTCTTTGAAATACATTATGACTTTATGACTATGTATGATTTCAGCCTATTTCCCCATCTCACCTGTGATTGTAACACCACCCGTTGAAAATATCTTTAGTGTGGCTTTGGGATCATATAGTTTATAAGTTACACCTGGATGTAACTCTGGTTCATAGCTGAaaaccaaaaacaaaaaaaataaataaagagctATATTGTAACTTTTTCTACTAACTATTATACTTCTTACTAACTATTCAATTACAtatggatttaaataaataaaaaatggtgaTGAGacgaaatgaaatattaaaatataagatagATCATATGATTTTGTTGCTTCATTACATGTTACTGATAAAGCCATGTGCGTCACATTGTGTGACTTCCAAGTAATTTGACCAAATGCCAACAATGCAATAAAGTACATGTAAAGCAAATCAGgaaaattaaacattcaaTTTCCAAAAACATACAATCTTATGTTACATTAAGCTCTTTGAAAGAGTGGTACCTAAGTTCATTGACTTCTTGCAGGTACCTCGTTTTGGCACAAAATACACATTTGTGGTAAATATCCATAACAACAAATGAAGCCAATGTTTtagtaacatatacataacaaatactttgttattatcaattggaaattatttacagtattcaacaatatattaaatatagattGGTGGCATATTGAAAAGCAACAAGCTCTCAGCaatgaaattaagaaaatttaattaattataaagaatACTAACTCTgcttctttatatttattggagAAGGCTATGATACGAATACCGAAAGGCATTCGACATGTTCCTAGTACATTGACTACGCGGAAGTTCTGAAAGCGGACTTGGAAGCCCAACTTCTGCAGGGCGCGGGCATACCGCCTCGCGGCGATCTTCGCTTGGTCTTCGCTGGTGGCGCCGGTGCACGTGACGCGGCCCGACGACCAGATAGATGCGGTCGTGTATGGCCGACGCAACTTCATAGTTACCATGCCATTCTCACGGCGGAATTCCACGTTAACACCATTCAAAGCTATCTGTCTCAAGTTCAGGTGGCACTTAACACTAAAACTGCACACGACattgtttatcataatatctatttctggggtatcttcttcttcttcggcAATGGAAGGCGTGGTGGCCTCGGACACATCAGTGCAAGGCTGCGCTGTCGGCGCCGTGGCGCCCGCCTCACAATACTCGTGGTCGGGCACCATGTGGCTGGGGACGCTGTGCGCGGATATGCCATGGATCGGCACTACCCCCTGGGTGCCTTTGCTCAACTCCTTGATACCATTCTCTTGGATGAGCGTAGCCATGACCGCCACGGCGCGctgaaaaatcaaaatgatgAATTAAGCTAAAGTAATGACTTATATATGTGAGTATTGAATAATAATGACTCAGTTAAATGGAGGCTGTAGGTATTGCCCATTCATAATTTATCTACAACTATAATAGAAATACCTACATTGTAAGATTACCTATGAACTAACTACTTTTATAATGTTGTACaacataatgatttttttaaaaattgtataaaaatttacatcttAAAGCAACTCtttaactattatataaaatattaactatatatgtCTAATTAAACTgatgaacataaaaaatattataacaatgcATTTAATTCCAGTTAAAGTGTGGGTGTGACATACTTACTTGCTTATCGCTCTGGACAACATTACATGGCATGGAGCTTACATTGCATTAATGATTGTAAggcttgtatgtatgtaatgtctGTATGCGACAAGGTAATTTTATATCACCTTATTTGTTCAGTACAATAATTCAAACAcacagacaaaaaatcatatgtaagtaaatattaaatataggctaatatttagaaatttattctgggtatttaaataactaaatggCATTTAGAAAGTAAAACTTGGAACATTTAATACTGATTTAAACTACTGGACACACTTTGTAAACACATTTATGTGAATAATAAGATGCTACCAAAAAAAggaatgaaattatttctaGAACTTGTTTgtctgattttatttgatgcaatatttttcctacaatatttcaatggcaaaatattatcttaaaattGTTTGAGATCTCATTGTGTATGTGATCTCTTTATGTGGCATGTagaaattaagatttaaagtttcaggtattaaaaatatcaatttagctttaaaaatatcaattacaCACTTGGATAAGACTTGAATTTGCCACATACATAAttctatgataaaaaaaattaacaagagATTAGATACATTAAACTGCAGGTtactatacaatatattaataatagtgcAGGATTAAAATGAATTGGGATAGGTTAATGTGCTTTTGACTGTACAACATGCTAaaggaaattaatttcataactCAAAACCTAAGATTGATTAAAATCCAGCAAAGTATATATGGCTGTTATCATAAGTTTCCAACACAAGCCATAAAGAGaactttattgaaaattgcTGATTGCACAACAATGGCCAATGCCAAACATACACATAGAAACAATGTAAACATGCATACATACAGAGACCTAGCAAGATTAAGTTCTGAACTAATTATGCAATTGCAAATTTCATTACCATTACAATTCCATTCACATGACATAGACATAACAAAGAGTATTTATTAGACCTACACCTCCTATTAtaaaaggaatttattttcttttagtaAGAGACATTTTACGGTGTTTGATTTATACAAATGGCtgatattacaaaaatcaacaatGAAGATAATTAGGAAGACAAGcttatatcaatttaattgacTTCTAACACATACTAATGAccagtaaaaataaacacaaatttgACCATTCCTCTGCATATCCTACCCTATATAAATAGCATCCCAATaccttacctatttataagaaatatagtTCATTGATCATTGTATTAATGGCAAAGATTTCATGTGATGAGATAGATTGCACATTAGTACATACAGGACATGAGAGTagataagttttaataaattctagatttttatttgacaagaAGACAATGCAAATCATAGccacatttttaacaataagaTGCACTTACTGactgaatatttttacaaccaAAGAAATAACTTGTTCGTGATAAAGTAATAAAGGACTAAAAAGCGtcaaatttcatgacaatTAAATACTATGAAATGGAGGACACGAATTAGGCCAGTTCCCACGACGCGGCGCATCGCGACAACATGACACTCGCACAGCTGACTGCCGGACGAGCCCCGCCCGCACCACACCCCGCCCTACCCCTTCCAGCGCCCTCTCCACACACCCAGCCCTGCGCCCTACGCCTGGGTTAACATGCACTTGCACATGCGAAGTGTACCTTTGCAAAACTATGCTAATTCATACGTCCTTCGATTTTAATCCTTGAAAAATTGccacattataattaaactcCATCGTTATATCGAATGAATATATGACATTTACACTAGAcactattgatattttattgttaattttctaGTAAATAACAAGGAATCCCAGCAGGGAATTTAGCAGTTATTGACCCCATAAAGACGACCTACACCACACGTGATTGTGGGAGCACAAAGAATAATTGCTCTCACGATGGACGTCCTAATTAGAAATCGagttaaagttatatttgtgGTAGAGGCAGAAGAATATCAAGACTGTAGTACCtaaaaataagcaaaataACACGGAGTGAACTTGAACCAAAATGGGGCATATTCATACAAGAGATCGGATGCTGGGCGATGatgacataaattaaaaactaaagtaTTGATTaacgtataaaattaattatctacACAATTACCTGAATTTCAGCCGTCTATTtgtcacaattatttttacaccaGCAACGAAGTAACAATTTTCATTGCAATATTTGAAGTCCCGATAAAGGCTCTCCCGACGTCGggatgacaataataaaatcgatGAATATAATTCACAAAGcgataagaaaaatataaggaACTTAATCAATATCCAGCAATTCGTTGATAAATgcaaaaatcaaaaacttaTGCACATCCTGCCTAGCACCGCCATGTTCCATTCAGCAGACCAGGCGaatgaaattatgaaaatgaatgaacattatCCTTTACAATTAATCGTCTATGGTAAGTCATTTTGTTGCCATCTAATAAAAAACCCATCAATGTGGATATGtcttagtaagtacttcgtacaagtatacactaattccatgataatACCTCAGGGCTATAATGTGGCAGCACATGTGGTGGCACATCTATATTACGAGAACCCTCGGATTTGAGTACGAGAATTCGGACGAGATCGAGAACGTTAAAATGTGCGTGCCGGTAATATGGATGAAATTATGTGCTAGGACATTTGCGCTGTATATGATAGATTGATTTGTGTATCAATAGATTATCGAtactttatttcacaaaatggcATATTGCTACTGTAAAATAGGTAGACACCAATAACAATTGTATTGCATCTTAGTTAATAAAGTTGTATCTAAACCtcttattcattatttatgcTCGAAAAGCTTTATTTGCCCGAAATGAGTAATTTCAATCGTAAAACGCCATATTATCGATAGGTCTATCAATAGCCATTTTGGAGcaatactattaataaaattaaattacaatactcTGATCTGAAATTATCGATAGTATTTGCAATACTAGATAAACTATGGATAGTTTTGTACAGTCGGTAGTTACAAGCAGTAATGCAGGGCAATACTATCAACACTATAATCGATTTTCGATTCACAATTCAATGTTGTAATTTGTAAAAGgcgattaaattaaaaacactatttgtaattactttaatatataagtatatatatgaaaGTAATTACAAATAGTGTTTTTAATTGTCCAAATGGACAGATGTAATACTTGgttggcgaataaataatatgaacatGCTATCGATAGTATATCAAATTTCCGATACTAACTATCGAAACTATCGATTGGATAGCGAAACGCTATCGATAGCTAACTATCGATACTTTCGTTTTTTTCGACAGTTTCTTTAGAATCTAATGTCACTTGAAAGACGATTTAAGCCCCACCGAACTTGTGATCACAGAACAAAAGTACTCCTAGCGGACTGCTTGTGACTGGCACAGTGTCCGGCACTGAATCTTGGATGAAATCTTTATTACAAGTAATAGTAAACATTCATCATTTGGATGATAATTATGATAACGtggatttcattaaaattttactcaaGTGTATAACGCCACATTCAGACGAACAAATGGCATAGCCTCTGCGTCgacaaatttcaactttatatattctttctaGGAACatgtaatattcttatatctatttgaaattgttagaaaaagacaaaacgtattttagttagaatatgttttaactttttaggAATAACAGAGAAAACAggtaaagcatactttaagttaaagtatgttttatcttgttctgttaaatttatagtttatttcaatatatcaTATTTGTTGCATCTAATTCAAAGTAACTCTATTCTTTCATAGTGAATGAAccttttatcaataaaaagcGTACTTACCTACTAAGTCCAGATGAATGATACCTATCGATGAGTTCtactgaatgaatgaatgtacTAACTACCACGACGTTAGCTGAGTAAAAAAACTTCAGaatgagatattttttgatgTCTAAACAGAGCTCGAAAAATCTAAAAGAAATATCCTATCGTCTGCCGACAACGGACATTTTCGTGTTTGCAATAGATATGAGTgcacttttattatttctttttatgaaaaaaggaATGTTGtttgatgaaataataaattgtccaTAACGCTTGAAATTTATTGTATCCtcgttataaaaaattaaagcatacttaatctattttttttcattatcgCACAGGTACTACAGcacagataaattaaatagcttTCTAATCGTAGCAAATAACGACATGGGTAATATTGATTGGAGCCAGCACTAGTAAGAAATTTCTGATGCAAAGTACATATTAGTATATGACGGTTTATTTCATCAGTAGCCTGACATCTCTTTCTTATATATTGCGAcgtatatacagggttactggtatcaaacgtaaaacctcctaaagactacttgtatacattaaaacaagcaaattttattctacaacttttcgtgattcgtagtatgttttttcatattaataaaaatacaatctaatttgcgattctacacatcttaactctatgtaatagccaagcaagcaacacgagacagtacagagCTTAGCGTTATGTTAGCGGAATCAAAcgtagagttaacgttttgtAGAAACGacagtaaaacaaaaaaaggaaaatttttgtatttattacgtttagacaaaagtcgtagaacaaaagatgttagtctctatgtacttatgtacctacctttGGAAggcctatatatgtataggtacaaAGGTATAATGTGTAACCACCGACGCCGTCGTATATAGTTATAACCTTTGTAAGTTACTTTTCAGATTCAAACCAAATCCAGAAGTCAATCTAGCGAGCTGAAGAAGAAAGCGCAAGAGATCAGTCAGGCTATCGATGAAAGGGATAGCAATACTTAGCAGTGTTTTCTCCAGTATTGGGACTTTTTGGTCTTAGcttaatgaataatataaatatacatatattaggataaatgtattttgaaaaaaaaaatttagttgaCTGAGTAGCCTTGGCCTACtataaaaaacctaaaaacTTGCTTTGCATTGCAGGCAACAAGGCAGGCAGTCGCCATTGCGAACTTTTCAACTTAGGCCTAACTTCACTTTATATATTGTTCGATTATCCATCGTTCATCAATCAAGCggttattattctttattttacatttacttttcaatattgtgccaatatttgttatgattaagtgtttataattaatcaatagTCAGCTGAGTGGTCTAAATGCTATCAATCGAACGTTTATGTTTGCAAACGTGCATATGCTTTGTTGTGAGAACCACCTTTATCTGCTGTCATTCCAAGCTGTAAAGACACATTTttgataatgaaatataagTTCCGTAGTGAATTGTAGTTTAACAAACGAATGACTGTGCCGAATTCACTTAACAGTACCCTACATTTGAGTGCCGTGATGAGAGCAGTGATTTCAATCGGAGCAGCTTTCGGGAGAATGTGCGGTGGCGTTTAGCCCTTGTGGCAAAGGACGTCTGAAAAGTAGAGAATGGAGACCGTGAAGGACGAGGAGCGGCTGCGACGGCTGCGCTTGCTGGAGGAGAGGCTGTGCGACCCACGCTCTGCCGGCAACGTAGATTGCTTGCTCGATACTGTGACGGCGCTGGTCTCCGACTGCGACCACCCGGCTATACGGCGTATGAAGAATGTCGAAGCCTACACAAGCAGATGTGAGTTACTCTATCTTTAAAGTattagttgtaaataaaaggTTCAAGTTAAGTGTCTAGAATTAGAAGAAAGTCCATTGAATCTATTGTTCTGTTATTAAGTACTATACAAAGTGATACTGTCCGTGGCTGCTATTTTtcacataggtaggtattactTAGTATTCCTTATTCAATGAATCATGTTATGGTTACatactattattttgatacaagTAGCATTATCTTATCTTTCATTGAATTCAGTGTTTatgtttagtaatttttatcacaTTCAATCTGATTGCTATCtaaattattgcaaaataCTTGACACAAAGGGTTTTAGAAACATTagaatttactattttgtatattttaagtcCTTTACTATTACTACTACACATACttaatatgaatgaataaaatacaaagataaTGCTATCAATATGAAAACACTACTTCTGTTTGAAAGTGTCAAGACAGTATCATTATCACTACCTAGTTATGTGAAAGTTACAAGTACATGACACCAGCAACATTGGTTTTACAGATTTTACCATATTTCTTCATGTATGGTCATCAATAGAGGGCAATTAATTAGTCAATCACATATTGTAAGCCTCAGCTTGAGGAGTTAAATGGATATTGATTATTTGGAATATTTGAAGTAATCTGATATGATTTTTAGGGAAGCATTTTGTCTGTTAGTGCACATATGGAATGCTAGTATTATCTTAGTggtttaagctaaagtatgttttgtttctttttgtcaACAGCATATAAAATgattcaaaatcattttatgGTACAACTAAGATTCTTGTAAACAGGAGCCCTGTAATAGGTTGCTGACCTTAATTTTAATGCTGGTAGTAAACAATATTGGATGCTCATTATATGATTAGTTGTGATTGAAAGGAATGCCTGGCATGTTCTTTAATAGGACCAATTATACTTTGTAGTTAGGCCAATTTCTATTCAGTTATAGGTACTTTGTCAAaagaaaaagtacctataattgaatagaaatttttaaaaaaaaatcctgtcttttaatatattttaatatatagtagtataaatataagtcCCTGAAACTAtcaaaatttgcatttttaattatgttatgtaaGTTGGCTTTTAAAATGTACACACATTTAAAAAGCCATTAAACTGGTTCATTGTGATGCTACAAAGGGCTCCTTTAGTCCTTTATGGAGAAAGTATCAGAAAAAGTCAGTTGTTAAGAAACTTGTACAGAAGAATTAAGAATAAGCTCTCctattttgatttgtttccTCTACACAGATCCTACATAAAATAAGACAGTCGCAAGTAAGCTAGTAGAGTTGAATGTTGTAATAATCAAATTGTGCATATTATAGTAGcaaatcttttatttgttttagatGAAGAATTTGCTTCAGAAGTAGTTGACCTGCGCATGAAAGCagccgattttgatttaatcaAAGTCATAGGCCGTGGTGCATTCGGTGAAGTACAACTAGTCAGGCATAAATCCACACATCAAGTTTACGCCATGAAGCTCCTCAGTAAAGTGGAGATGATCAAGAGGTCAGATTCTACATTTTTTTGGGAAGAAAGACACATTATGGCTCATGCAAACTCTGAATGGATATTAAAGTTGCACTTTGCTTTCCAAGACCACAAATATCTCTACATGGTGATGGACTACATGCCTGGTGGTGATCTTGTCAGCCTAATGTCCAACTATGATATACCTGAGAAGTGGGCTAAGTTCTACACAATGGAAATTGTATTAGCACTAGATGTTATACATGGCATGGGCTTTGTGCATAGAGATGTGAAACCAGATAATATGTTAATTGACAAGTATGGTCATCTGAAACTGGCAGACTTTGGTACTTGTATGCGTATGGGACCCGATGGGCTTGTGCGGGCCAGCAATGCTGTTGGGACACCAGATTATATCTCACCTGAAGTTTTGCAGTCACAGAATGGTGAAGGGGTCTATGGACGGGAGTGTGATTGGTGGGCTGtgggaatatttttatatgaaatgttaATAGGAGATCCTCCTTTCTATGCTGACAGTTTAGTAGGGACATATGGGAAAATTATGGATCACAGGAACTCTCTACAGTTTCCTGATGATGTGGAAATTTCAAAGGAAGCTAAATCACTTATACGAGGTTTGTTAACTGATAGGGTAAAAAGATTGGGAAAGAACAGTGTGGATGAGATCAAACAacatgcattttttattaatgaccAATGGAGTTTCGATAACCTTAGGGATTCTGTACCTCCTGTTGTTCCTGAATTATCTAGTGATGATGATACAAGAAATTTCGATGATATTGAGAAATCAGATGCCTTGGATGAATCCTTTCCTGTGCCAAAAGCGTTTGTGGGAAACCATTTACCATTTGTAGGTTTTACATATAATGGTGACTATCAGTTGTGTGCAGGTAAAGGCAAGCAAGTTGATGTAGTTGATACGATCTCCAATAATCACTTTAATAATGTTGGATCTGAATCTATATTGCAGCTAGAAAAACTCCTCGAAAGGGAAAGAGATATTAGACGTAAGTTGGAAGATAGGCAAGAGCATCTCTGTGCTCAAGTTGAAGAATTAGCTGATAGGGAATctaggaataaaaaaataattactgaaTCTGATAAAGAACTGGCTTTATTAAGACATAATTTAAAGGAATTGCAAAGAAAAACAGAGGTGGAAGCCGAATCAAAGAAAAAAGCCGAAGCGAATTACTTAGAAGCCAAGCGACGGCTCGAGGAGGAACAAACTAAAAGAGCTAAGGAATTTAGCAATTTACAAagttatattgataaaatcaaTGCCCTCGAGAAACAGTTGAACGAAGTGCGTGAGAAATTAAAGCAGGAATCAGAAGCAGCCGCGAAGACGAGGAAACAAGCAGCGGAGCAATCGGCAGCGCAGGCAGCCGCCGCCGCGCTCAGCGACGGCACCGTCGCGAACCTGAGGGCACAGCGAGATATACTGGAACGGGAGCGAAGTGCGCTGTCCTATGAGCTGGAAGCGGCCAAGGTGGCGAAGCAACGGGCACTGGCGCAGTCGGCCGACGCCGTCAGCAGATGGAACGCGGCGCAGGGTGAGCTGGAGCGCGCCTCCAGCAAGCTGACGCAGACGGTGGCGGACAACCAGCAGCTGTCGGAGCGGCTGTCGTCGCTGGAGAAGGAGTATGCGTCGCTGGCGCACGAGCTGCGCGCCGCCCAGCACATGTATCAACAAGAGGTGCGCGCGCATCAGGACACGCAGCGCTCGCAGATGCTCTCCAAGCAAGAAGCAAACCTCGAAATTGTTAAAGGTAAGCTTTTATTACGATCTCTGTTTCTGTGCCCCATAAATTAGCCTACATGCTATTTTCCTTTCGTATCGATCGAGCTATGTTATTAACACTACcccaatataattattatacatacaattcACTTTTTGCATGCCTCAGGAGCattggaaataatatttaaaggtATTGTTGAGTTTGCTAATATAATTCCTAGTATTTAGTGGAATGCTAGATTatgattactttttatagttCCCCTATTTGTAGTTTGTTAGAAtgtaataagattttattgttataatttattatgtttgatattttaatattttttcttattgggtGTGTTTAGCGGACGATGTTTTGCAGTATCTTATTGATTGCGATTTAGGTTGAGATATtgtaacttatattttttgtactaaGTGATTGCCAATTTTCTTGTTTTGCCTGTAAGAAATCTAAACACATCCATTTCGGCAAGTTTTTTGGCATGAAAGTTTGGTGTCAGGTGATGTTTGTTCCCCGCCAGCGCTGCAAAGCAAGTTGAACGAGGAGAAGACGGCGCGGCAGCGTTCCGAGTCGCAGTGCCAGGAGAAGGACCGGCAGATGTCGATGCTGAGCGTCGACTACCGCCAGATGCAGCAGCGGCTGCAGAAGTTAGAAGGAGAACATCGTCAGGAAAGCGAGAAGGTTTGTCCGCTCAGCTACAGtcaattgttaaaaaaaattggcctTTCTTTGCTGCAGTGCTACATTTAAtgaaatcttttgttttttaatgaattaatgatTTGTGTTAGgtgtattttcaaaacaatataatattttttgaaaatatgtttttatttcatataataaatatattaataaaccaCATTTGGAACAGGTGATCGGGCTAGCAGCGGCGTTGGAACAAGAGCGTGCGGCGCGGCTGCAAGCGAGCGGcgaggcggcggcggcggaaGCGTCGGCTCGAGCGGCGAGTGCGGAGTGCGACGCGCGGGCCCGCGATCTGCAGGACGTGAGGTCCGCCTTGCACGAGGTGGAAGAGAAACTCGCGGCCGCCAGCGCAGAACGAGATATGCACTACGCCCGGGTGAGTTTACGTCTTTGAACGACAGGTGGCGACCGATACCGTCTGTGtccgaaaacaaaaaagtaatgacGAGCTAGAGTACAACATCAGATCGAGATTTCTATATAACTTTCCGGCATATGTCATACAAAGCGGCAGATTGGGCCTTGTAAAATTGAGCACACGGTGTGAGACAAATTTAGTAGCACTCTTTCCTGTTTCTTCTGTATATCTGTGTATTTCAAATAagcatttctttttcttgtatgagcAAAACGAAGTATATGACAAAGTTGTAGGTTTATCTGTCTACAGGGAAaacccaatatttttttataactgtaGAAAACtacttttctttgtctttCTTGTTTATGAATGTGTATTTACAGATGCGATGCGAAATATCGTATGATATTTTCGTAATGAAATTGCAACTAGGTCATTTTACCACAGTTAGTTGTAAAAAAGTAATCTCGAGAGATTGACTGACTCATTAGTGACACAGtatgatgaaaataaacatgCTTCAGGTGGacaaatgtattataaaataaatataacaaaataggtaacaataggGCGAGTTATGAATGCTAGCCA
Coding sequences within:
- the LOC128670718 gene encoding TATA box-binding protein-like 1 isoform X1 produces the protein MPCNVVQSDKQRAVAVMATLIQENGIKELSKGTQGVVPIHGISAHSVPSHMVPDHEYCEAGATAPTAQPCTDVSEATTPSIAEEEEDTPEIDIMINNVVCSFSVKCHLNLRQIALNGVNVEFRRENGMVTMKLRRPYTTASIWSSGRVTCTGATSEDQAKIAARRYARALQKLGFQVRFQNFRVVNVLGTCRMPFGIRIIAFSNKYKEADYEPELHPGVTYKLYDPKATLKIFSTGGVTITARSVNDVQSAVERIFPLVYEFRKPRTAADEELLRQKRAARAPAPPAAPPAAPRRARLDDNDPMRLVTLSDDDNDAWE
- the LOC128670718 gene encoding TATA box-binding protein-like 1 isoform X2 translates to MATLIQENGIKELSKGTQGVVPIHGISAHSVPSHMVPDHEYCEAGATAPTAQPCTDVSEATTPSIAEEEEDTPEIDIMINNVVCSFSVKCHLNLRQIALNGVNVEFRRENGMVTMKLRRPYTTASIWSSGRVTCTGATSEDQAKIAARRYARALQKLGFQVRFQNFRVVNVLGTCRMPFGIRIIAFSNKYKEADYEPELHPGVTYKLYDPKATLKIFSTGGVTITARSVNDVQSAVERIFPLVYEFRKPRTAADEELLRQKRAARAPAPPAAPPAAPRRARLDDNDPMRLVTLSDDDNDAWE